One window of Oryza brachyantha chromosome 12, ObraRS2, whole genome shotgun sequence genomic DNA carries:
- the LOC102717479 gene encoding TPD1 protein homolog 1A-like, with protein MRVSSASSTPPALAAAAWAVVLLAALRSDVTLAATVSSDDNAGLSPTMPPTPPLAAPVPAAIPPAAVLSRRLLRPPGADVAGGGGGGGGRGAGVRTHRVDDGCAGTEDIAIYQGRATALPSGVPAYTVDVMNRCAGGDDECAIAGIHVRCGWFSSVSLVDPRVFRRLGHDDCLLNDGRPLLAGETVSFEYSNSFPYRLSVAVATCVAPAAP; from the exons ATGAGGGTCTCCTCGGCGTCCAGTACACCGCCGGCGCTCGCGGCCGCGGCATGGGCGgtcgtcctcctcgcggcGCTCCGCTCCGACGtcaccctcgccgccaccgtctccTCCGACGACAACGCAG GGCTCTCGCCGACgatgccgccgacgccgccgctcgccgccccGGTTCCTGCGGCgatccctcccgccgccgtcctgtCTCGCaggctcctccgcccgccag GCGcggacgtcgccggcggcggcggcggcggcggaggacgaggagCTGGAGTCCGGACGCACCGCGTGGACGACGGGTGCGCGGGGACGGAGGACATCGCGATCTACCAGGGGCGGGCGACGGCTCTGCCGAGCGGGGTGCCGGCGTACACGGTGGACGTGATGAACCggtgcgccggcggcgacgacgagtgcGCGATCGCGGGCATCCACGTGCGGTGCGGGTGGTTCAGCTCGGTGAGCCTGGTCGACCCGCGCGTGTTCCGGCGGCTGGGCCACGACGACTGCCTCCTCAACGACGGCCGCCcactcctcgccggcgagacCGTCTCCTTCGAGTACTCCAACTCCTTCCCCTACCGgctctccgtcgccgtcgccacctgcgtcgcccccgccgccccctaG